The proteins below come from a single Miscanthus floridulus cultivar M001 chromosome 1, ASM1932011v1, whole genome shotgun sequence genomic window:
- the LOC136477985 gene encoding probable transcription factor At4g00390 encodes MGSEERPSPAPSDDTTTTVSDEHLSPPSSLSTTFDSAPESDVSAASSLFSDGSSGPDPEPVVSRKPRPPQRSWPDSDEIALLEAVASHRQKHGRLPSPDDLVAALRGRLRAEDRLSAEQVAKRLRALRSRYDNAAIRLKRGIILPKDGDVTIYKLSKLIWADTRTGKREKKTRAPDAREDPRGFDELTELYPFLSAEAEAIDARCGYGSLKRAFGRIGDDTAARLEAKLKRQRVAAARASAKLDKLRTNVANALQGFIK; translated from the coding sequence atgGGATCGGAGGAGCGCCCCTCGCCGGCACCCTCGGacgacaccaccaccaccgtctcgGACGAACATCTGAGTCCCCCGTCATCACTTTCCACAACCTTCGACTCTGCTCCCGAATCCGATGTCTCCGCCGCGTCCTCGCTGTTCTCGGACGGCTCTTCAGGGCCCGACCCCGAGCCCGTCGTTTCCAGAAAACCCCGCCCGCCACAGCGCTCGTGGCCGGACTCCGACGAGATCGCGCTCCTCGAGGCCGTCGCGTCGCACCGGCAGAAGCACGGGCGGCTTCCGTCGCCCGACGACCTCGTCGCCGCGCTGCGGGGCCGCCTCCGCGCGGAGGACCGCCTCAGCGCCGAGCAGGTCGCCAAGCGGCTGCGCGCGCTCCGCTCCCGGTACGACAACGCCGCCATCCGCCTCAAACGCGGCATAATCCTGCCGAAGGACGGCGACGTCACCATCTACAAGCTCTCCAAGCTCATCTGGGCGGACACGCGCACggggaagagggagaagaagaccCGTGCGCCCGACGCGCGCGAGGACCCAAGGGGGTTTGACGAGCTGACCGAGCTGTACCCTTTCCTCTCTGCGGAGGCGGAGGCGATTGATGCGAGGTGCGGCTACGGGTCGTTGAAGAGGGCGTTCGGGCGCATCGGTGACGACACGGCGGCGCGGCTGGAGGCGAAGCTGAAGAGGCAGCGGGTGGCGGCGGCCAGGGCGAGCGCAAAGCTTGACAAGCTGAGGACGAACGTTGCCAATGCGCTTCAGGGATTTATCAAGTGA